Genomic segment of Passer domesticus isolate bPasDom1 chromosome 4, bPasDom1.hap1, whole genome shotgun sequence:
GAAATCTGATGTAAAGAGAATCTGTCCCCTTGAGATGTGTCATTCTGTCCCCATCTATAATGTACAAACTGGTAAAAGCAGGTTGGTGTTCCAACAGTTAGAAAAACCAGATATATTCAGGAATCTGTGCTGCAGGCACCATCTATCTTTAGTATCTTAATGCTTTCAAGTGATGAAATACCTTCTGCACCACTATAAAAAGGCTGGGCTTCTGTTTGCTATTTTACATGGTCAGTGCTTGAACTATGGATAATATTTGACCTTGAGCTCATGATCAGCTTGAGAAATACAATTCATAGGATCAAATTCCTTTAGCCCTCAGACCCCTGCTCTGTATTTCTAGGGATGGAGCACAGGAGCTTTGCTCTGTCCAGGAAAACCTTTTACAGCACTGTAAGGGAAGAGTAGGGGATACAAAAGGCAGCTGCTTTAGGCAcagagaggaaacaaaacactctgTTCTGTGAAACAGGATTGGGTCTACCCACGTGGTTTTCAGTGAGATGATGAAGATTCCCTTGTGGGCAAAAAAGGGTAAACTTCGAGCCACAGTGTTGAGAAAAGAGCTCTGATGATGTGGAGTCCAGAGCATGCATTGAGACAAATGCTCCATCGTTTACTGGAGACCCCTCTGAAAGGAGCACAGGAAAGATAATGATGGGTGCAGTGACATGGAGATTTAATAATGGACATTAATGAACACCATCAATGTGAATTCTTTTTTATCTGCTAGGGGCAGGGCTTTTTTATGTGCTAGGGACCCAGCCTGGGCAAGCAGATACCTGGGGTCCTCAGTGTATAAAGCTCCATCATgggtggctgctctgtgctgccactgggccttttgctttttctctccatctttgAGCTCAATGGCCAGCTGCAATGACATGATTCAAGGATCCAGTTGTCTCCCCTTTGCCACCCAGCTCAGGGGTGGAGGGAATGACACAGGTTTGAGGCAAGTGGATTCCTGCAAAGTCTACCATGTGCTGTGGTCTCTTCAAGAATCATGAGAATGattaagtgatttttttaagaGCCTCCTGGTGTTTTTCATTCCTCCCCTCTGGAATTCAGCAAGTTAATAACTTCAACTTGTTTCTAGCCACAAACATAGAAAACACAGCAAGAGCACAGAAGCTTGTACACATTGGACCAAAAGCCTCTCTGTTGGGGGATCCTTTTTCAGCAGTCAAAAATTATCATAAGCATACAGGGTAAAATTAATTCCATCCTCTGCCTATGTGGAGGTGCATGCTCTGAACAGAACTCCAAGGCCAGTTCAAGGCAGAAACAGAATCAGACATTGGAAAATCATGGTGACTTTTCAGAAGTTTAGCAGACCCATCTGCTTCATCCACTGCAGCCAGGAATTATTTATTCAAAATGTTTAATACAGCAAAAGTGAGGCTAAATATTTAAACgtgttacacacacacacatgtatatatTTGCAATTGATATTAGTTTCCCACCTCTATTTAATATTTGCTGCAAAGAACACTCTTTAAGTGAGTGTTGCCTTTCTCCTTAGATGGCAAAAGCACATGCAAATTCATGTCCCCTTAATCTTTTAATCAGCAAGTACCAGTTTGCAAATGATGCTTCCGTGTCTTCCATATCTTCTTTGGGAACAAGTAGAGCACAGCCTCCCTGAGACTTCCCATCTTCTGCACAGCTTCAGCTGAGGAGCACAGGGGTTATTTGCAACCACCTCTTCCATCTGCAtttcattgcacagctctcaaAAGCAGGTTCTGGGAAGTTTggaaattccacatggaaaTTTCACATGCTTGATGAGAGTGTGAGGAATGATCCCTTGTTTTGCTCCAAGGCACACAACATCTCTGGGCTCCCCTTTTCAAACCCTGGCTCCAACACCACTGTAACACTTTGCAGCactgccctcagcccctgctTACCACGCTCAGCACGTCAATccctgggaggctgcagctctggttTCTCTGTCAGGAGCCCTGATTTGCCAGGAACTCAGCCAGGCTGCAAAGGGCAGGCTCTTTTCCCCTCCACACTTGCTCCCCTCTTCTCTCATGCCCTGAGTCCTGGCAAGGGAAGGACTGAGCAGAACATTGCTTTAGATAAGGGGGTCTATCTGCAAGCCAAGTGTGGCAAGGGCAAATTTCCTGCCTTGCACCAGTTCCAAAGGGAAAACATCCTTTATGCTTCTCTGCCTCTCAAAAGGCACAAGAGCCTCAGAGCCTTTCTGCTTTTAAATTACCTTTGAACTAAACTCTGAACTGAGCTGGGACTCCTGTTAGCCTGCTTCAGCTCAGCAAGTGCTTTGTCTCATCAGGGTGAGATCTGTGTGCACACCACTGCTACAGGAGGAGCTCTTGTCTTTGGCTTCCAGCCTGGGGCAGGTGCAGAGGAGGGCACAGAAACCACACGGTCACTCTTAAAGGAACTACTTCCACACTTTATTTCTCTGAAAGTGGGGAATGTGTGTCAGATGCTCAGATCACCCTAGGATTTACTGACAGACAGCTCTGGGTACAGAGACAAAACTAATTTCTAAATATGAGGTTTCCATCTGGAGAGGGTATTCCACAGGATTTTCAGAGTATTCCAGAGAGTCCACTCAGCAGCTAGATTCAGCTAGCAATAACACTACTGAGCTTTGATGTTACCTAACAGGATTCTACATAACAGGCAAGGTAAACTGTGTTTCCATTTCCAGAATGAAAGCCAGACATGCCTTCCTAGAGCTGTTCTGAGACTCAGTCCAAAACTACTGACTTAGAATACACACAGAATTACACCCAAAGAAGGCACTGGCTCAGGTATGAGGAGCTCTGGAGATGTGGGGATCATTACCAGGATTTCTGCCACCTTGCCTGCCCAGAAACAGCACCATACTAACATGATTATGCCATTTCTCTTCCAGGGAGCACTTGGCTATGAATTTCACAGGCTGCCACCTGGCATTCCACCCTGTGTACAAACACCATGTGCCCAGGGCtatcagcagcagcactgcaccaAGAGAAGAGAAGACACAGCTTGGCTTCAAAAGGTCACGAGAACTGCCTTGGCTCTGCAGCAAAAGAAGTTGTGGGTGGGAGAAAAAACTTTCTGCTTTAAGCACTCCTGCAATTAAATCCTTCTGCAAAATACAGGGTTTCTTCTAGTAAGTGGAGACTCAAGGGGTTCTGAATTTAAATTTACTTCCTGagcaaaaataaattcaaactATCTAGCTCCAATTTTTCTTCATGCCATCCTGCAATTATAAGGAACTTCATCAAAACTACCAAGTATAGAGTAAGGGGTCCTTAAAGAAACTCACAAAATCATTGCTGTACCTTTATTTCAAATAAGATTGAGTTGGATTTTCTATTTCATCAAATTAGAATATATTAATACATTTAGCCCAAATGCAAGGTcttatttttgtattaaaaatagcATCTTTTCTCTGTGTATTTTCTGCCTAATTAATGAACAGACATTAATTAATGCATAAGCACCATCAATTTGTCAAATCAGAAACAAAGCACACAAATACTATAATGCATCTTGCCCTTTTATTGTGTTGTATTATAGACAAAGAGAAGTACAGATCACTCTGTTACAACCATAAAGTTGCAGTGTCACTCTGATCCCTTTGGGAGTCAGACAACATCCACTTGTCATTCATTCCACCTTTATATTGTAACAAGCAGCATATATCAAAACTCAACTGTGAGCAACcatttttctaaatgaaaacatgaacaaaaaaccccaattctTGTAACAGGACTTTGCAAGATTCTTTAGGGTACCAGCAGAATAAGCATGCACAATATCAATACCAAACCATAGATATGCTGCCCCCTGAAaaggggagctgtgctggaaaaTTCACAGGTTCAGTGCTGGGGCTCCATCTCCTGCAAAAACCTGGCTCAAAAGCTGTGCATTACTTTGGTCCAAATATAAGTGGGAGTGAAGGAGCCAAAGGCTGATATTTTGCAAGGAAGCTGTGTTAATCCTGCTGTTTTCTTTGTACAATAAAATTTGGTCTATGAGGAAAACCTCTGCTGCTCTGTTGATGGTGCCACAGCGCAGCGTGATGCTACCagaagggagctgctgctgtgtcatGCTGCTCCTCTTGTACACAAAACAGGTCCCAAGGACCTCTAAAGGGTTTGCTGGAATGCTACAGAGGACAAAACAGACTTCTCATTTGAAATGCAGGTGCAAGGAAGCTTTTCCTTGCTGAGAACCACACGCCTTTCTAACAACTTTGACAAAATATGTGGCACCATGCTCCTTTGTGTTACTGAGTAGGACTGCACATGGAATAATAACTTGGCAGTGGGTCATATTCCCTATTTCCCTGTGTTTGATGTTGTAGACAAAATGGGaaagaagcagtttggaaacACACAGGTAGCTTCCATCCTAACTTACTGAGCAGGCTGAGAGCAAAATATCAAAAACACCAGCCTCTTATGGAAAGACAGACATATTGGAAAGAATTAGTAAAATGActttgaaaattacttttttgttGATCCTGTTCCAATATTCTTGTTTGTATAAAAAATTTGGAGCCTAATTTTTGGGTATATAGATGCTTGAGCTGATACACAAATCTCTACTTTGGGGATGATGTTAagccaaatgaaaaatgtattgTTATCAACAGGAACTTCCCACTGGGGCCATTTTCTGTTCTGCTTCCCAAAATAAAggacaaaatgcaaaaaaaaaaaaaagagaaaggatttGTTATTCTCTTTTGAAGTGTAACAAGGCACAATCTTATTGtctattactactactactactacacTGCTTAAATTGGTTTGTTCTCTCTTGTCTCTGCAGCAGAAATACAAATAACATCAGCACTGTAACCCACCCTGACAGAGTGCAGAGTCCATGCAAAAGCTAAGGACCATTTTGGTAGAATTTAAGTATTTATTAAGTATTATTATCCCAAAATACAGTTTACAAGAGACTCCTGGGCAGACAGGCATTGTGTAGGCTCTCTGCCAAAACTCTCTGCAGAGGCCACTCTGAGTGGTTCAATCCAGCATGTGATTTGCTTAATGAAAGACACTTCTGCAGAAGATTTTGGCAGATGCAATCAGTTCAACTGCCAGGCAGTATTCATGTGATTACAAATGTTACTGATCACATTAGATACTTAATAAATCTCTCCAAAATGATCACAGCTACTGTGTGGCTCTGAAGAAATCAAAATTGTGAGACAGATTACTGTGTTTGCTGTGCACTGGACTATTGATACAACTGGGGAACAAATCCTTTCCTTGGACTGCCAAGCAGTCAGTGATAACTATTAATTTTTAGATAATGCAAAGTCTGCTTGTTTGTAAATGTTTATCTATGCATCATGGCAAAGTAGTTTGCTTTTCATGTTATTCTTctataaatacattaaaaaatttgACTACACTGACTTTCACAGCTCTATGGCAATTCACATAAGCTAAGAGGTTGGCCTGGGAGTCCAAGGACAATTTTTGGCTTGAAATACCAAAAAAGCAGGATGCTGTTCTTGCATAAAACCCATAAGCAAGACTTTGGCACTGTTTCTTCTCTTGACATTTCAGAAGATGCAATATCACATAGACTTATGacaaaccacaacaaagcaaaaataatctgAGATGTACCTGTTTTgataaaaatgcttttccttaTGGTGGGGCACAACTTGAACTCTGTATCTTCCTGTAATTTACtgaacagtatttttaaaatgaatataTGTCCATTGGCCAAATCCCAGTGCTCATTTCAGTGTATTGCATGAAAGCAATCACACAGGCCTCTCTTTTCTGCTCTCAGGAGGAGGGTTtctgtctggaaaaaaaaaaacaaccccaaacaaaaatccATTAAATCAAAGAACTGAATATATTGCTTTAAAAGAGCATATAATTAATTAGATCTAATCCCTCTGCACAGCTGTAGCCAAGGTGCTCTGCTGAGTGAAAAATCATAGTTCTTACTGCTGGTTTTCATCCAGAGAAAGTGAAACGAGTATATTCAGAACTGAGATGCAGGGAGAGCATTTTTGTGTTTGAATATGTTAATTTTCACAGTTAACTTCTAGGGAGGAGGCTGTCAAAATTATTAAAGTGTCCTTTATAAGCACTGCCACAGATTCCACTTTCAACTGCACTGCTCTTAATTCCTCCGTGGTGATTGATGGCTTCCTGTTGATGATGCCTTCAGTCCTGTACAATTTAATTGTACCAGACAGCAAGTGCTGAGGAGCCAGCTGTGCTCTCAGTTACTCTGCTGTTTCTCTAGAACAACTCTGAGTTGAATCCAGTTGTCAGTCTAACCCTGTTGTCTGAAACTCATAATCTTCCAAGGCAGATCTAGGTCTGAGTGTGTGGTTCCTATTTGAATCTGAGTTAAATTACTGGCAGTTGCTTTATTATCAGTACTTGAGCAAAAGCTTAAAAACTATTCCCAATatacataatttaaaattacttgcTGTTGTATTTGGAGGTCCttagtggaaaagcattttcaagctttttttctctgtatacaggaggaaaaaattattttagatatTTAAAGATATTCAAGCATCATTTATTTAACTGTgatcaaataaatattttgtggaTTCTTGTCACACTTTTGGAGAAACAAAGACTGAATCTTTTGCATGGCACCATCATTTCAGAAGCCAATTTCTCATGACACTCGAGATTGTTGGTGCAAGGAATTCACATCAGCAAGTGCAGTTGTGACTGAAGAGAAACTTCTTCCTCAGCAAATCTTGTGGTTTTCACCCTGTGGTCTGCGGTCCCTCAAGCAGTTTGCAGACTGGCTTTGAAGAGTTTCTCGAGgggagaaaaaattaatttagtggGCTTAAATTCACTGTGGATGAGTTTCCCATCTACACTGCAAAAACCCGTTAGAGGTTGAAACCCGCTTGCTAAGAAATTATCTCAGAGCTCTGTGAAACAACAAGGTCTTCAgcctgctgctgttcctctgtCCTGACACCTCCTGACACAGCAGACACAGCAAAGGGCTCATTAACCAAGGCACTTTCCAAAGGAGAAGCTGGGCACTCTGTGTGggtcctgtcccctcctgcctggCCTGGGCAGCAGTGCCTCAgtcccccagcagtgcccactCTCTGTTATTCACTTCTTCTTCTCAGACTGCAAGATTCTGCAGGACAGGCTGTTTCAGAACAgctttccctctcctccccagccctaTATCCTCCTCAGCTCAAACTTTTGACATCCACCTTTGCGTTAAAGAGGGTTTGTTCACATTCCTTGCCTGCTTTCACTTATCAGCTTAGCGCAACAGCAGGCGCTGTTCAATGCTGCTCCCTGCTTGCACAATGAAACCCTGGATGAGTGAATGCTCCCATTGTGGGGAGCCCAGgagaaatcatagaatcatctTAACATCAAACAGGCTTATTGGATTTCACAGTAATGCCAACAAGCTGTCACTGCTACCACAAACTCTGCCTGGGCGTCACTCTGGACTATTTAcaggcaggaagagcagctctgggagcattCAGTTGCAAACTGAAAGACTGTGAAAGAGAGGTATCAATTACAAAAATTAATTATGGCCTTGATGGCATTGGCTTAGAAAGTCCCTGATATGCGGGAGCAATCCTGCATGGGCCTTGCCCTTGTAGCAACAATTTCCAAGACTCCGGAGTTAGTCAGTGAAGTTATGTGTGTGTCAAACTTGAGACATTATAGCTGGTCAGCATGAGGCAAGCATCAGCAGTGGTGTAAGGATATGGAAGCTCTACCTGTCAGAGTAGAGAAGGCCACAGGGGGCCTTTGTAGGGCCTTGGTTGCTGTATTTCACTTTAGTATCTCTGCATCACTCAATAATTTGTGTTTAACCAAAGCACCTCTGATAGGAAGCTCTTTGGAGTATCAATCCAAAGGCTGGGAAAGGTGTACAGTAATACAGCCTTTATTTACCAGTAGGGTTAAGCTCAGTTGTCTAAGGGTGGGTGATCTTACAAACAATggttctgtttggttttgtgatGCACTTGATCTGCACTATGCCACTTGATCTGTAACACTGGGACCTGTCTCAGTCAGTGCCTTGGCATGTCAGGCCTGTGCAGGTCCTCACAGAAACAGAAATTCATCTTGTGgcaccctggcacagctcctcccTTTATATTCTGCCTCAGCTCTCCCAAGACATCACTGCTCTCTGGTGGGCTGCACCCTCAGTCCACCCTCCAGATAGAGCAGACATCACAGACACATCTGAAAACCTCTGTGGGTGGGATTAAGGAATTGTGCTGCCTCCATTGCATTCAAAAAAATCTTTAACTTCCCAGTAAAGCCTGTTGACAGCATAAGAACCAGCACAGCTGCAATTGCACCTGGTCTTGATGTGTCATGTGTAAGTACAAAACATTTCAGCTGACCCTAATCCAAACAAGTGGAACTCTGCTATGCACCAgaagagcccagcacagctgctggaggTAAAGCCCCTCTACTGACACTTTACCACTTAAGAGTTATTTATTATTACTCAAGTGCATGGGAAACTTTTGGAATGTAACCCACACTCAGAACTTTGTCCTAATCAGTTTGCTATTGATAGCTCACGAAAGCTGAAGTCACTCCAACTTTATTGTGTAGGGCCTGACACGGCTGCCCAAGGTCACAAGAAACCAAAAGGCAAAGCTATAGAAATGCCTTACGGTTTGAGACACATAATTGACTTATGTCCCTTTGACTGGCTTTGCTGGGAATGACAATTTGAGCTGAGTGTGACTGTAGAGGAGCAGGGAGCCCTCTCACCTGCCAAGAGGGATGGCCCTGCTCAAAGGAAGGAGAGGTGGGGCAAGACATGCACAGAGGGGCTTTATTAGGGGAGAGAGACCTCCTGCCCCTTGCAAACTTCAGCAGCAGAACCACTGCGGAAATCCTACCCCAGCCAGTTTGCACATATTTACAAACCCACACGTGTCTGAATTAATACAATTGGGACATTTAACGCAACCTCATTTTGCTCACTGAGACCTCTGGGGACTGCCATGTGAAGTGGCAGAATCCCCTGTGCGCTGTGATAAATGCATGAAAAAATGTGCTTCTCCTTTTCCACAAAGCATCAGTCCATGAGCAaagggggtgtgtgtgtgcttccctctcctctgccagccctgcctgccaccttctctctctcctgctcatttctgctcctgcccagggaatAGTCAGTCCACAGCTTGGAAGCAATGGTGTGAGGCAGAGAGTAAATTATCTGTCTTGTTTCCCTCTCCTTTGTACATcttctttccctctccctttgGTGCAGGGACTGTCTGAGGTAATTCCTTAGGCTGTTATGCAAGAAGTCAGCCCAGATGATCATTACTgaacctctgcagcctgtgaaaAACGATCTGTGCTCGCTATAAACCCCTTTGCAGGGATGGCAGTGAGTCAGCAGAGATGTCACGTCTGCTGCAGCCAGacgggcagagctggggccGGGCGAgggaggctgagggagagcaTTCCTGCAGGACACCTACCCGCGCGTCCAGGCCGAACGCCGTCTGCTTCAGGTCCTGCAAGGCCCGCTGCATGAACTCGAACGCGTGGCAGTCAACGCAGGGACGGCCTGCGGAGAGAGGCAGCAGGGGACATCGCTGTCACAGCAGGAAAGCCGGAAtttggcagcacagaggaggaATACTTGCCAGGAGAAACCCCAGCTCTTACCAGGCACCCGCACCTGCGTGCGCGCAGAATCAGGGCTGCCCGTGTCTATCTTTGTGCAAGTGAGAGAGGATCGGCAAAAACCACAGAGTATTTTAGTGGGTGGGCTTTTCTAACCATGACCCAGACTGATTCTGCCTGCTGCTTCAGCCCCCAGCCTCTCCCCTTCGAAATGAAATCCTTACCCCTTCTCAGATACACTGAAAACAGCAGTTTGCAGTGGTTCAGGAACCAGACAGGTCTGTTTTTACAGGAGCTCTTACAGAGCAGCTTGGCAAGGGACAATGCCAGATCTGTATTTGGTTCCTTTCACCTGCTGCTGTATTTTTTCTCTGCCAGGAATGCAAAGCATCCcactggctctgcagctgctgccagcgtgtgtgcacagaggggcagggcagggaaaaggcagagagtggaggaggaggggacTTGACAGATAAAATGGCTCACTTCTGAACCTGGGCatttctgctctgccaggaTTCACCCTGACCAATCTCTGACAGTTTGAAGTGAATGATTTGTGAGTTTTCAGAAGAAGAAATTGCAGACACTGGAGGAGATGCAGGGGGAATGGGGAAAGATGACATTTCATCCTGATCACAGAGGCCCCACGGTGGGGGGAGTGCCGAAATCCTTGTCCTCATGCAGCCACCTGTGCTGCTCTAGCAAAGCAAAGAGGTGCCAAGCTGCTGCTGAGATGGCTGGAGCCAGGGAcctgctgagcagccctgcagcacccatCTGTGCCCGgcaccctgctgccagcactgcctctgACTTGTGCAGGGAGGAAGGCAGCAGCCAGAGTGCTTGCCAGTCCTCAGCAAGCCTCTGAGGGGTTTTGATCTACTCAGGAGTTTCTCTCCCACCTGTCCTTCTACATCTCCCCTCAGTGCAAGTGGCATCTCAGGGAGACCTGGGGATCAAGCTAGGGATTTAATTCCCAAGCTGTGAGGAGATGCAAAGTCCCCAGCTCTATCAGAACAGCCGTGCTCACAAAGACTCTGCCTCTCCAGGCACAGAAGTAGTGACAGGATGGTTTTGAGCACACTTTAAAGACACTCAACCTCCTCCTGCTTTCAGTATTGCAAGTAATTTAGTTGTTTCCACTTCAGAGCATGAAACAGAGCCCTTAGAAAGAACCTGCATGCTCAGACTGCTGTCAGCAGATCCATCATTCTCTCGGTGTcatgccctgctccctcccctcgcTCTGGGCTGCTCAGAAACACCTTGCCCTGGCTCCACCTCGGGGAGGTGCTGCATGCACTGAAGTGCTGACAAACAACAAAGTGTTCTCAAAAGCAGaacctgaagaagaaaaaaaaaataaatcaggtgATAAATCTCCTGCTTCTGCAGTGGGGAGAAAGCACTTTTGAGCAGAGCCATGCATTCCATAATCTGTCACTGCTTGTCACACAGGAAGTCTTCCCAGGGCTTTGTGAAAGCTGTGATGGGATGGTTGGGTGGGATCACTGACTGGTATTTATGACAGCCAAGTGCTTCTGTGTGGACAGGGAGGCACTAGTGGAATGGCACAACCATGCCAAGTGGTTATTTCACTTCTGCCAGTCCTGGGAAAGCGGCTTCCCTGGTATCAAAgcattttctgcaggaaaaggcTGGTGGCACAGAGGACATCTGCCTGTGCGGCTCTGGATGTCCTGAATCAGCACCTGCAAAGCTCCTAACACAGCACTGCCCTCCAAAGTCAGAGAGCACATGCAGCCAGTTTCACCACAGAACAGGACATTCACTCTTAAATGTCGTTTTTGGGCTGTGCTCCATGGTGGAGGATCCTTCTCAGGCACTGCTGTCTGTGGGTCAGGCcagcatccctgcctgctgggagccagTAGCCAACGGCAGATACTCAAGGAAGATACAAGAGTCAGTGTCTAGCAATGTTCTTCCAGCCTATCAGGAGGCTGGAGGATATCCTGTGTCTGGCTGGTGTTTCTACATCTGATAAGCCCTCCATGAATTTTTCTCACATTAATTTGCACTGTTGCTTCCTGAATCCACATAAACTTTTGTCATCTGCAGCATCCTGTGGCAATGAGTTCCACAGCTCAGCTATTCAATGAGTGAACAAAATACCATTCCTGTCTGCTCTGAAGTTGACATCTGCTGCTTTCATTTCCTGCCTCTAATTTTTGCAGTGGAAGAGACAGTTATTAAATAATCACCAACTTTGTCCCACTTATGACTTTGATGTTCTCCATCACTCTCTGCCTTGGTCTGCTTTCCAGAATGAAGAGCTGAGCTGTTAAGCTGACCTTTTCCTGTGGATTTGACCTCTCTTCATGCCCATAATATTTTCAACAAGGATATTTTCCCAGCAGAAATATGTCTAAGCATCTGTTTTACCAAACAAATCTAAATATGTGCTGTTGCCAATAGAAGCAATCCCACTGTGCTTTCTGTCCTTGGCTATGGCATCTCACTCTTCCACCTGCTCACAGCAGGAGGGACAATGCAGCTCCTCCATCAGCTGGAGCACTGACCTTTCTGCCCCCAGAGCAGATCCTGAATGCCCAGGTTCTGGGGCCAGGACAAGAAACAGTGCGAGGAGAGGAGGCCAGATTATGGAGAGGAGaagggcagaggcagcacaggCTTACATCAGGTTAAAGCAGTCATGAAACCAAATCTTAAAT
This window contains:
- the LOC135299605 gene encoding NELL2-interacting cell ontogeny regulator 1-like isoform X1; the protein is MRGMALPAARSEARVGVLLLSVLGLLSARLVGAGQDAGSAIPAESRPCVDCHAFEFMQRALQDLKQTAFGLDARTETLLLRAEKRGLCDCFHAIH